GGTATGGGGCACGTCATTTCAATCCGCGCGCACCTTGCGGCGTGCGGTCCGTAGATGGCAGGGTTTAGGAATTTGTAATGGCTATTGCAATCCACGCACGCCTTGCGGCATGCGGTTGACGCTGGCTGGCGGCATTGTCATCACATTTGCATTTCAATCCGCGCACCTCGTGCGAGGCGCGGCCTTGATTGTCGTCAACACCTATGACGTGATTATCCAGCTTCAATCCACGCGCCTCTCGCGGGGCGCGGCTGATAACCGATGCACGGCAGGCGCCGTAGGTTCATTTCAATCCGCGCACCTCATGCGAGGTGCGACTCCCGAAGATTGTAGCAAATGTAGCCAGAGCAGTCACTGCAATCCGCGCACGCGCGCAGCGTGCGGCTGAAAGGTCGGCCCATGGAGCGCCGCTTGTATGATTTCTATCCGCGCACGCCTCGCGGTATGCGACCTTGGCCTAAAATCGCTCCCATGCGGCTACAGTTATTTCAATCCGCGCATGCCTCGCGGCATGCGGCTCGCTTACCGCCCTGGTAAAAGTCACATCGTTTTTATTTCAATCCACGCATGCCCGGGTTGAAACCCTTCCCCAGCCACACGGCATTCCCTTGCAACACGGCGCGCCGCTATGCCGCCGCCGCGTCCGTCTGCGCGGGACGCCTGCGGATGGCAGTCAGCAGCAGCGCCGCCACCAGCACCAGCCCCGCCGCGGCCGCGTAAAAGGTGAGGGTATAGCTGCCCAGCCAGTCAAACACCGCGCCGGCAAGGGGCGCGCCGAACATCGCGCCCGCGTTGTTGGTGGCAAACAAGAAGGCGTGCAGCGCGGCAAAATCCGTGCGGCCGTAGCCGTAAATGTGGTTGATCAAATGCGCGATCAACCCCAGCGTAAGCGCGTTGCCATAGCCGATGCACGCCGCCGAGAGGTAGAGAAGCGCGCCCGGCGCGCTGCGCGTGACAAACGCCATGGCCAGTATGCCCAGCGCGTTGATGCCCACGGTGCTGACGATGAGCGTCTTGAGCCCAAAGCGGTCGTAAATCAAGCCGGTGAGCACGTTCCCCACCATAAAGCCAAAGGAGAGCACAATGGACACCGGTCCCGCCACAAACAGCGCGTCATAGCCCATGGATTGCAGGCTGGGCGCCACATTGGAGAACACCGGCGATACAATCAGCCCCAGCACCACGTGCGCCGCCACCAGCAGCCAGAAGCTGAGCGTGCGCATGGCGCGCGGCAGGGTGACGCGCTGCCTGTCCGGACAAGTCGCGGCGCCTGCGGGCGCGTCCGGCTGATCCTGCGCATATCCCAGCGGCAGCTGCCCCATTTCCTGCGGCCGCACACGAATCAGGCACAGCGCGGGCACGGCGATACCCGCCATCAACAGCGCGGTGTAGAAAAAGGCGCTGTTCCACCCCGCGCGCGCAATCCACGCGCCCACAAGGGGGCTGACCAGCATGCCGGAAAATCCCACGCTCGCGTTGACCAGGCCCAATACCAGCCCCTTGCGCTTAATAAACCAGTTGTTGAGGATGGCGTTAAACGCGCTGAACGTGCCAATGGCGTGGGCGATGCCGTAGCACACCGTGCCCACGCCGACCCAAAACAGGTTGGGCGCCCATGCCTGTACCAAAAACGCGCCCACGGCCAGGGCGCAGCCTAGCACCATCAGCCGCTTAATGCCCAGGCGCTGCACAAAGCGCCCATAGAAAAAGCCGCACAGCGTGCGCGAGAGCAGACCCACGGTAAAGAGGGCCACGTTCACCGCCGCCTTGGAGGCGCCGAACGCCTCGGAAAGCGGGTTGACGTAAAAGGTGCGGGTGTTGTTACCCATGGCGTTGATGGAGAAGGCCAGCAATATACAGGCCACAAGCACCGTCCAGCCATAGAAGCGCGCGTTCTTTTGTTGTTTTGTCATCGTTGTTTTCCTCAAAAAAGCTGCTGCAAAAAATTCTGTTACTACCAGTGTAAAAGCGCACGGGCCGTTTTGCAAGCATGGAAATCCCGCGCAAAGCAAAAAGGCGCCCTGCCCGCAGGCATCGTACCGCCTGTGCAGGATGCACAGCCCGTCAGCGCGCGGGGTTGGAACGCCTCTGCTATATGTGCAGGGCATCTTGGGGCGCCCTGCACACGGGTAAAGGGAGCAAGAAAGGATAGGCAGCCATAAAGCCGTCTTTATCTATGATAAAACGCGCGGGCGGGCCCGCGCACCCTGCATGGGGGGCGCAAGCGCTGTGAAGGAGGCGCCCCATCGGGGCACACCCCCTTTACGCGGGCCTGCCTGCGGATACCTTCGATGACGATGGCGCCGCGCCCGCGGGCATAACGTCCTGCCCCAGGGCGACTGGTGCGCCACAGCCCGTACCATCGCCCCCGCGCGCTGTCGGCGGCAGCCCGATCACCGGCTGTTGCCGCGGCAGGATGGATACCGCCCGCCGCAATTCGCCGGCGCTGCCGCGTACCCGCTGCCCGCGCTTGGCCTCGCGCGCGTTTCTGCAGGGAGGGCCTGCCGCATCATCCTTATTGCCGGGCCGTTCCCTGCCCGGCAGTTTGAGCATAGGCCCCGTACGTTACGCGCGGGTTAGCCGCGCGTTAGGTTCCTATTAAAACGCGCAAGAGCCGGTCAAAACACAGAAAAACCGGCGGCCCATGAAAGGGCCGCCGGCGTGCCGCATCGGTATAGCCGTTTTATTTGCCTGTGCCCTCGGGGCGGATGTTGTCCACCTGCCCGTAGATGAACAGCGCGTCCACAAAGCCGCCCTCATCATAGCGGAAGGCGTGCCACTCCAGTGCGGGAAAGTGCAGGATCATGCCCGCGTGCAGCTTCATGGTGTGCTCCAAATGCTCAGGCGTGCCGCCAAAGTCGATGTAGCCATCCTGCGCGTCGATGATGTAGAGCGTCTCCTCTGCGTGGTTGTGCGGTTCCATAGGGCCCGCCTCCGCGCTGTAGCGCGCGTAGCCCACGGTCATCTTCTCGCTGGACACACGGGCGTCGCGCCCCACGGCGTTTGCGATCGCGCGGCCGGGCAGCACATTGCGCGGCAGATCGTTGACATAAAAACAGTTCATCTTACAAATACCCCCTTGTACAAAAAGCGTGTTGTGAAAAGGCGTCTAGGGCTCGATCTGTCCGGAGCGCCGCAGCCGCCTGCGCCTGCGGTTGCCCACGATGGTATCCCACGCGATGGTCAGCGCGCCGGCGATGATCTTGACATAGTAGGTGAGAAAGCGCCACACCAGCATGGCGGTAAAGACGATGTTGGGCGTGAAAATCACGCGGTAGAACAGCAGAAAGCCGCCCTCGCTCGCGCCCGCCGCCCCGGGCATGGGGAAAAAGGACACCGCGATGTGGAAAAACGCCTGAATGACCAGCATCTGCAAAAAGGACGCGCCCGACAGGCTGAACGCCCGGTAGATAAAGTACACCACGCTGAAGTACATCGATATGTGCAGCAGCATGTAGAGGATGCTCAGCAGCACGCGCACGGGGCGCACCAGGATGTGCTTGCGGGATTTGTGGAAGTCCGCAAGGATGCCGTGCATCTTGTCGCGGGCCTCCTCGGGCCTGCGCAGGATGTGGATGCGCCCCAGCCAGGCGGTGAGCTTATCGGATATTTTGATGGTGAAATTATAGTTGAACATGGCCATCACCAGAAAGATGATGGAGCCCACGTTGAGCAGCAGCCCAAAGCACGCCATGGCGATGAACGCGCCGAAGTTCTTTGCGATAAAGCTGTAGAACATGAGCAGGCCCGTCAGGCTCAATATGAGCATGGCGATCTGGTAGCTGACAAAGCGCACCACCATCGCTGAGGAGGCAATGCCCACGGGCACGCCCTCCTTGTGCAGGTTGTACACCTGCATGGGCTGCCCGCCGGTGGAGGAGGGCGTCACCGCGTTGTAGAACTGCCCGATGAGGCAGACGCGCGCGCAGATGCCAAGGCGGGTGCTTGCCTTCTCCTTCCACATACAGCGCAGCACAAACTGCATGCTTGCCGCGTCAAAAAAGTAGTACAGCGCCATGGCGCACAGCGCCGCGATCAGCCAAGAGGGCGTCATGTTCTGCACCGCGGTGATAAAATCCTCCAGGTTGCGCTCCTGGGTGAAAAAGTAAACTACCAGCAATGAAATCAGGGCAATGTAGATGACACTGCCCCAGATCTTCTTTTTGCCGGATTTGGTCTTGCCTTGGTTCATGCTCTTCCTTTCGGGTGCCTTCACACAGAACTTGCGCACCGCGCTGCAGGATATCGCGCAGTGCCGGCCTCTTTATGCCGCGCTTATGCCTGTTGAAGATTATAATGCCGCCCCGCCGAGCTTGTCAATGAAACCGCGCGATACCTGCCGCGCCTTACCTGTGGTCCGCCCAGCGCTCCATGTGGATGCGCGCGGGTTTGAAGCGCTCGGGAACCGCCTTTTCCTCCGCGGGATAGCCCAGCGCTACCAGAGAGAAGGGCTCCACCGATTGGGGGATGTCCCCGATCAGCGCGCGGACCTGGTCCATGCGCTCGCGGTTGGGATAGACGCCGCACCAGCAGCTGCCCAAGCCCAGCGCCGTGGCCGCCAGCATCATGGTCTGCGTGCAGGCCGCGCAGTCCTGCGCAATGTACGCCTCGGTGCGCACCAGGCCCTTATCCCCGCAGACGATCACGCAGCAGCCCGCCTCCGGCATGAACCTCGTGTAGGGGTGGAAGGCGGGAATTGCCGCCAGCTTCTGCGGGTCCTTCACCACGATAAAGTGCCAGGGCTGGCAGTTGTTGCCCGTGGGCGCGTACATCCCGGCG
Above is a window of Maliibacterium massiliense DNA encoding:
- a CDS encoding MFS transporter translates to MTKQQKNARFYGWTVLVACILLAFSINAMGNNTRTFYVNPLSEAFGASKAAVNVALFTVGLLSRTLCGFFYGRFVQRLGIKRLMVLGCALAVGAFLVQAWAPNLFWVGVGTVCYGIAHAIGTFSAFNAILNNWFIKRKGLVLGLVNASVGFSGMLVSPLVGAWIARAGWNSAFFYTALLMAGIAVPALCLIRVRPQEMGQLPLGYAQDQPDAPAGAATCPDRQRVTLPRAMRTLSFWLLVAAHVVLGLIVSPVFSNVAPSLQSMGYDALFVAGPVSIVLSFGFMVGNVLTGLIYDRFGLKTLIVSTVGINALGILAMAFVTRSAPGALLYLSAACIGYGNALTLGLIAHLINHIYGYGRTDFAALHAFLFATNNAGAMFGAPLAGAVFDWLGSYTLTFYAAAAGLVLVAALLLTAIRRRPAQTDAAAA
- a CDS encoding lysylphosphatidylglycerol synthase transmembrane domain-containing protein, translated to MNQGKTKSGKKKIWGSVIYIALISLLVVYFFTQERNLEDFITAVQNMTPSWLIAALCAMALYYFFDAASMQFVLRCMWKEKASTRLGICARVCLIGQFYNAVTPSSTGGQPMQVYNLHKEGVPVGIASSAMVVRFVSYQIAMLILSLTGLLMFYSFIAKNFGAFIAMACFGLLLNVGSIIFLVMAMFNYNFTIKISDKLTAWLGRIHILRRPEEARDKMHGILADFHKSRKHILVRPVRVLLSILYMLLHISMYFSVVYFIYRAFSLSGASFLQMLVIQAFFHIAVSFFPMPGAAGASEGGFLLFYRVIFTPNIVFTAMLVWRFLTYYVKIIAGALTIAWDTIVGNRRRRRLRRSGQIEP
- a CDS encoding nitroreductase family protein, producing the protein MKKAPDLLFTRRSIRKYTGEVVSDALVEEVIRAGMYAPTGNNCQPWHFIVVKDPQKLAAIPAFHPYTRFMPEAGCCVIVCGDKGLVRTEAYIAQDCAACTQTMMLAATALGLGSCWCGVYPNRERMDQVRALIGDIPQSVEPFSLVALGYPAEEKAVPERFKPARIHMERWADHR